One Vibrio campbellii CAIM 519 = NBRC 15631 = ATCC 25920 genomic window carries:
- the pth gene encoding aminoacyl-tRNA hydrolase: MTQPIKLLVGLANPGPEYAKTRHNAGAWVVEELARVHNVTLKNEPKFFGLTGRIMVNGQDLRLLIPTTFMNLSGKAIAALAKFYQIKPEEIMVAHDELDLPPGVAKFKKGGGHGGHNGLRDTISKLGNNKDFYRLRIGIGHPGHKDKVAGFVLGKAPAKEQELLDAAADESVRCLDILIKDGLSKAQNRLHTFKAE, from the coding sequence TTGACTCAACCAATCAAACTTCTTGTTGGTCTTGCTAATCCGGGACCAGAATACGCCAAAACTCGCCACAATGCGGGCGCTTGGGTTGTAGAAGAACTAGCACGCGTTCACAACGTTACCCTGAAGAATGAACCAAAGTTCTTTGGCCTAACAGGACGCATTATGGTCAATGGCCAGGATCTCCGTTTGCTAATCCCAACTACCTTCATGAACCTATCTGGCAAAGCGATCGCAGCACTTGCGAAGTTTTACCAAATTAAGCCAGAAGAGATCATGGTTGCTCACGACGAGCTAGACTTACCGCCAGGTGTCGCTAAGTTTAAGAAAGGTGGCGGTCACGGTGGCCACAATGGTCTGCGTGACACCATTAGCAAACTGGGCAATAACAAAGATTTTTATCGTCTTCGTATCGGCATTGGCCATCCGGGACACAAAGATAAAGTGGCGGGTTTTGTACTAGGCAAAGCTCCAGCGAAAGAGCAAGAGCTACTAGACGCCGCAGCTGACGAATCAGTGCGCTGTCTAGACATCCTAATTAAGGATGGCCTATCAAAAGCACAAAATCGCCTCCACACGTTCAAAGCTGAATAA
- a CDS encoding ribose-phosphate pyrophosphokinase, with translation MPDMKLFAGNATPELAQRIADRLYISLGDASVSRFSDGEVAVQINENVRGSDVFIIQSTCAPTNDNLMELVVMIDAMRRASAGRITAVIPYFGYARQDRRVRSARVPITAKVVADFLSNVGVDRVLTIDLHAEQIQGFFDVPVDNIFGTPVLLEDMQSRGLENPVVVSPDLGGVVRARATAKALGDIDIAIVDKRRPRANVSEVMNLIGDVEGRDCVIVDDMIDTGGTLCKAAEALKERGAKRVFAYATHAVFSGNAADNIKNSVLDQVIVTDSISLSKEMAATGKVTTLSLSRMLAEAIRRISNEESISAMFN, from the coding sequence GTGCCTGATATGAAGCTATTTGCTGGTAACGCAACACCTGAACTAGCCCAACGTATTGCTGATCGTCTTTACATCTCTCTTGGTGATGCATCTGTTTCTCGCTTTTCTGATGGCGAAGTTGCAGTTCAAATCAACGAGAACGTTCGTGGTAGTGATGTTTTCATCATTCAATCCACTTGTGCACCGACTAACGACAACCTAATGGAATTGGTTGTTATGATTGATGCAATGCGCCGTGCTTCAGCAGGTCGTATCACTGCAGTAATTCCTTACTTCGGCTACGCTCGCCAAGACCGTCGTGTACGTTCTGCGCGTGTGCCAATCACTGCAAAAGTTGTTGCTGATTTCCTATCTAACGTTGGCGTAGACCGCGTTCTAACTATCGACCTACACGCAGAGCAAATCCAAGGCTTCTTCGATGTACCAGTTGATAACATCTTCGGTACGCCAGTACTTCTAGAAGACATGCAATCTCGTGGTCTAGAAAACCCTGTAGTGGTTTCTCCTGACCTAGGTGGCGTTGTTCGCGCTCGTGCAACTGCAAAAGCACTAGGCGATATCGACATTGCTATCGTTGATAAGCGTCGTCCACGTGCAAACGTTTCTGAAGTAATGAACCTAATCGGTGACGTTGAAGGTCGTGACTGTGTGATCGTTGATGACATGATCGACACTGGTGGCACACTATGTAAAGCAGCTGAAGCGCTAAAAGAGCGCGGTGCTAAGCGTGTATTCGCTTACGCAACTCACGCTGTATTCTCTGGTAACGCTGCGGACAACATTAAGAACTCTGTTCTTGACCAAGTTATCGTAACTGACTCTATCTCTCTATCTAAAGAGATGGCTGCAACTGGCAAAGTAACTACACTAAGCCTTTCTCGCATGCTAGCTGAAGCGATTCGTCGTATCAGCAACGAAGAGTCAATCTCTGCAATGTTCAACTAA
- the ispE gene encoding 4-(cytidine 5'-diphospho)-2-C-methyl-D-erythritol kinase — MIDLSTCWPSPAKLNLFLYINGRTENGYHELQTLFQFVDHGDELTIQANDSGEITISPEIEGVPLKDNLIWKAATALQRFANCSYGAHIDLHKILPMGGGIGGGSSNAATALVALNYLWQTNLSDDELAKIGLALGADVPVFVRGFSAFAEGVGEKLSPAHPDEKWYLVVRPNVSIATSDIFRHPDLTRNTPKRDLETLLNKPSVNDCEKIVRMLYPEVDKQLSWLLQYAPSRLTGTGSCVFAEFSSKSEAETILAQLSDKVSAFVAQGRNISPLKETLAEYQSASHRPI; from the coding sequence ATGATCGATCTTTCAACCTGCTGGCCATCACCAGCGAAATTGAATCTCTTTCTTTATATTAATGGCCGAACAGAAAACGGCTATCACGAGTTACAGACCTTATTCCAATTCGTCGATCACGGCGATGAGCTAACCATTCAAGCAAACGATTCTGGTGAGATCACGATTTCGCCAGAGATCGAAGGTGTTCCTCTAAAAGACAACTTGATCTGGAAAGCAGCAACTGCACTTCAACGTTTCGCGAACTGCTCATACGGTGCACATATCGATCTACATAAGATCCTACCGATGGGCGGCGGAATTGGCGGCGGTTCTTCCAATGCAGCAACGGCGTTGGTTGCGCTTAATTACCTATGGCAAACCAATCTGAGTGATGACGAGTTAGCCAAAATTGGCCTTGCACTTGGTGCGGATGTGCCAGTATTTGTGCGTGGTTTTTCCGCATTTGCTGAAGGTGTTGGCGAGAAACTTTCTCCCGCTCATCCAGATGAGAAATGGTATTTAGTGGTACGCCCGAACGTTTCCATTGCAACTTCCGACATATTCAGACATCCAGATTTGACCCGAAATACGCCAAAACGCGATTTAGAAACGCTTTTAAACAAGCCAAGCGTAAACGATTGCGAAAAAATTGTACGAATGCTCTACCCAGAGGTTGATAAGCAACTTTCATGGCTGCTACAATACGCGCCGTCAAGATTGACGGGGACAGGATCTTGCGTTTTTGCTGAATTTTCGAGCAAATCCGAAGCAGAAACTATCCTTGCACAACTCTCTGATAAAGTCTCGGCATTTGTCGCTCAAGGGCGAAATATTTCGCCACTAAAAGAGACTTTGGCTGAATACCAATCAGCCTCACACCGACCTATTTAA
- the lolB gene encoding lipoprotein insertase outer membrane protein LolB: protein MKLINKPSNMTLRSFLILLLSSIVLAGCSSVPESVTNVEWQAHEQRLETIDNFQATGKLGYIGPDQRQSLNFFVKHSSAQTQYRFTGPLGLTALKLTITPQGATVETIDDQVLSARDANQLIYRLTGLMIPVDNLPDWLLGLPTDADSFQLSPTHTLQALDKQIDLNDWNIAYQRYGDIEWHEQTLPLPNKLRVSTSDVKINFVITKWNITQ from the coding sequence ATGAAACTGATTAATAAGCCATCAAACATGACCTTACGCTCCTTTCTCATCTTGCTCTTATCGAGCATAGTACTCGCGGGTTGTAGTTCTGTTCCTGAAAGTGTCACCAACGTAGAGTGGCAAGCGCATGAACAGCGACTGGAAACCATTGATAACTTTCAAGCTACAGGCAAACTTGGCTATATTGGCCCCGATCAAAGACAAAGCCTGAATTTTTTCGTGAAGCACTCTTCCGCTCAAACTCAATATCGTTTTACGGGTCCATTGGGTCTAACTGCATTAAAGCTCACCATTACCCCACAAGGTGCGACGGTCGAAACTATCGACGACCAAGTCCTCTCCGCACGTGATGCTAACCAACTGATTTACCGATTAACCGGCTTAATGATTCCAGTTGACAATTTACCTGATTGGCTACTTGGCTTACCTACAGATGCCGACTCTTTCCAACTATCACCGACCCATACCCTCCAAGCACTGGATAAACAGATTGACTTGAATGATTGGAACATCGCTTATCAGCGTTACGGTGACATTGAATGGCATGAGCAGACCTTGCCGCTGCCGAACAAGTTAAGAGTGAGCACATCTGACGTAAAAATTAATTTTGTGATCACAAAATGGAACATCACCCAATGA